The Deltaproteobacteria bacterium IMCC39524 genomic interval TTCATGGGATGCCTTCGACGGCACTGACGAAAAAGGTGAAGGATAGTAGAGCACAAAAACCGGACCGGACCGATCCATGGCCGGTAGCACTGCGCATACTGACCCGCCGCGACTACAGTCAGAGCGAATTGCGCCAACGGCTGACTGATAAAGGGTTCGACCCGGCACGCATCGAAGTTGCCTTAAAGCGCTGTTTAGAACTGAGCTATCTCGACGATGCCCGATACGCCCTGAACCGGGCGACTAGCCTGATGAACCAGGGACGTGCAGTTGGCAAGCGGGTTTTGCTTGATCTGCGCCAGCACGGTGTTAATGAAGAAATCGCCAATCGGGCATTGCAACTGGCTCGCGAGGCTTGTGATGAGGAACAACTACTGGCATCGCTCCTGGAACGACGCTTTGCCAATTTCAGCTACGACTCGGCGCCGGCCAAAGAGCGGCGGAGGGTTGTGCATTTTCTGCAACGACGCGGCTTCACAATCGACCGCATCATGGCTCAACTGACTCGGAAAGGCTTAGAAACGCGTGATGAAAACCGGTAGCGAAATACGTCAACTTTTTTTGAAATTTTTTGAAGATCGAGGCCACACGGTTGTCGCGTCTTCTTCCCTGGTCCCGCACAACGATCCGACGCTGCTTTTTACCAACGCCGGCATGAACCAGTTTAAGGACTGCTTCCTCGGCCAGGAAAAACGCGCCTACGTCCGGGCCACCACGTCACAGAAGTGCGTTCGCGCCGGCGGCAAACACAACGATCTGGAGAATGTCGGCCGCACTGCGCGTCATCACACTTTTTTCGAGATGCTCGGCAACTTCTCCTTCGGAGATTATTTCAAGAAGGAAGCGATCGCTTATGCCTGGGAATTCCTCACCGTCGACATGGCCATGGATAAAGATCGCCTCTACGTTTCGGTTTACACCGACGACGACGAAGCCGCCGATATCTGGTTTGAACAGGAAGGGGTTCCACGTGAGCGTATTTTCCGCTTCGAGGAAGACAACTTCTGGTCGATGGGCGACACTGGCCCCTGTGGCCCCTGTTCGGAAATTTTTTATGACAACGGTCCGGAAGTCGGCTGCGACTCCCCTAACTGCACCGTCGGCTGCGATTGTGACCGCTACATGGAGATCTGGAACAACGTCTTCATGCAGTTTAACCGTCAGGCCGACGGCGAGCTGATTCCACTGCCAAAGCCTGCCGTCGACACCGGCATGGGACTGGAAAGAATCACTACGGTTATGCAGGGTGTCCAGTCAAACTACGACAACAACCTGCTTCGCGACATTATTGGCTACATCGAAAAACTGTCCGGAAAAACCTACGGCGACAAGCTCGAAGATGATGTCTCCATGCGAGTCATGGCCGACCACAGTCGCGCCACCGCTTACCTGATCGCCGATGGCGTCATGCCAAGCAACGAAGGCCGCGGCTACGTGTTACGCCGTATCATGCGCCGCGCCATGAGACACGCCAAAATGCTCGGCTTTGCCGACCCGGTTCTCTACAAAACAGCAACTTTTGTTCTCGACTTCATGGCTGAGGCTTATCCGCAGGAAGCGGAGCGCAAGGGCTTTGTCGCCAAGATTGTCGAGAAGGAAGAGGAACGCTTCATCCAGACCCTCGATAATGGCCTGCGCATCCTCAATGACCAGGTTGACATCTTGCGTAAAAAACAATCGACCGTCATCCCCGGCGAAGTTCTTTTCAAACTCTATGACACCTACGGCTTCCCCTCCGACCTGACCGCCGATATCGTTGAAGCCGACGGTTTCAGCATCGATGAGGCTGGCTTTGAAATCTGCATGGAAGAGCAGCGCAAGAAAGCCCGTGAACACTGGAAAGGTTCCGGTGAAGAAGCGGTTGGTACGATTTAT includes:
- a CDS encoding regulatory protein RecX; this translates as MKDSRAQKPDRTDPWPVALRILTRRDYSQSELRQRLTDKGFDPARIEVALKRCLELSYLDDARYALNRATSLMNQGRAVGKRVLLDLRQHGVNEEIANRALQLAREACDEEQLLASLLERRFANFSYDSAPAKERRRVVHFLQRRGFTIDRIMAQLTRKGLETRDENR
- the alaS gene encoding alanine--tRNA ligase, giving the protein MKTGSEIRQLFLKFFEDRGHTVVASSSLVPHNDPTLLFTNAGMNQFKDCFLGQEKRAYVRATTSQKCVRAGGKHNDLENVGRTARHHTFFEMLGNFSFGDYFKKEAIAYAWEFLTVDMAMDKDRLYVSVYTDDDEAADIWFEQEGVPRERIFRFEEDNFWSMGDTGPCGPCSEIFYDNGPEVGCDSPNCTVGCDCDRYMEIWNNVFMQFNRQADGELIPLPKPAVDTGMGLERITTVMQGVQSNYDNNLLRDIIGYIEKLSGKTYGDKLEDDVSMRVMADHSRATAYLIADGVMPSNEGRGYVLRRIMRRAMRHAKMLGFADPVLYKTATFVLDFMAEAYPQEAERKGFVAKIVEKEEERFIQTLDNGLRILNDQVDILRKKQSTVIPGEVLFKLYDTYGFPSDLTADIVEADGFSIDEAGFEICMEEQRKKAREHWKGSGEEAVGTIYRELIEQGNHVNFIGYNEMQANSKVVALLHDGEQVSQARVGEQIEILTETTPFYGESGGQAGDIGSISADGLKVDIIETRKPLPELIVHVGKVTEGTLEMGQDVQLTVDSAARQATALNHTATHILHAVLVEVLGDHVKQAGSLVAPDRLRFDFSHYTAISHDELKRIETEVNRRIRENRSVETREMSADEAIADGATALFGEKYGERVRVVNMGDFSMELCGGTHTSAAGNIGLFKIIQEAGIASGVRRIEAATGTRALDLIQQQDDSLSRMAGLVKSDRPQLETRLVKIVERQKELERELATLESRLKAGQADDIMSKVVEIGDIKLLAAEVDSTDGKGLREMADKLRDKLGSGVVAIGCPHEGKVNLLVAVTADLTDKLHAGKLVAVLAEEVGGRGGGRPDLAQAGGSQPEKLASALSKVAELVRNV